In Fundulus heteroclitus isolate FHET01 unplaced genomic scaffold, MU-UCD_Fhet_4.1 scaffold_46, whole genome shotgun sequence, a single window of DNA contains:
- the LOC105923282 gene encoding zinc finger protein OZF has protein sequence MSVITWEVDADRILINKQRSPLLDQEIPNGVEVKEEQEEPEPQQIIDTEEPKHQVIKEEQIELCIFQDEGQVLVKQETNTSMVSPDNEEIFQDGPEQQQMMETKEEPEPVQLKQEQEELCGIQDGEQPHVFEFSDNSLIQHSDIIMNHTDEKPFSCLTCGRGFNKQYNLTVHMRTHTGEKPYPCELCDKSFRRSNDLARHIRTHTGETPYSCQFCGKSFNDNSHLTIHLRTHTGEKPYSCDVCGKSLTDSSHLIKHMRTHAAEKPFPCLVCGKGFTAQSDLTVHMRTHTGEKPFTCVVCGKGFIQKTTLSYHMRTHTGEKPFPCDMCDKSFIQSSDLARHLRTHTGEKPYSCELCDKSFRQSSDLARHIRTHTGEKPFSCGTCGKGFTKQNNLTVHMRIHTGEKPYSCELCGESFTVKFSLTRHKCKNNN, from the coding sequence ATGTCGGTTATTACGTGGGAGGTTGATGCGGATCGCATTCTCATCAACAAACAGAGGAGCCCCCTTCTAGACCAGGAGATTCCAAATGGTGTGGAAGTAaaagaggaacaggaggaaccagaaccacagcagataATCGACACAGAAGAACCAAAACATCAAGTGATTAAAGAAGAACAGATTGAACTGTGCATTTTTCAAGACGAAGGGCAGGTTTTGGTAAAGCAGGAGACCAACACCTCTATGGTGAGTCCTGATAATGAGGAAATATTCCAGGATGGACCTGAACAGCAGCAGATGATGGAGACaaaggaggaaccagaaccagtacAGCTCAAACAGGAACAGGAGGAGCTCTGCGGTATTCAGGATGGAGAACAGCCTCATGTCTTTGAATTTAGTGATAATTCTTTGATACAGCATAGTGACATAATAATGAATCATACAGATGAGAAACCTTTCTCATGCCTGACTTGTGGCAGAGGTTTTAACAAACAGTATAACCTGACTGtgcacatgagaactcacacaggtgagaagccgtATCCTTGTGAACTATGTGATAAATCTTTCCGAAGGAGTAACGATTTGGCCCGTCACAtcagaactcacacaggtgagacgCCATATTCTTGTCAGTTTTGTGGTAAGTCCTtcaatgacaacagtcatttgaCTATTCACCtgagaacccacacaggtgagaaacccTACTCCTGTGACGTTTGTGGCAAATCTTTGACAGACAGCAGTCATTTGATAaaacacatgagaactcacGCAGCCGAAAAACCTTTTCCATGCCTAGTTTGTGGAAAAGGCTTCACCGCACAATCTGACCTAACTGTCCACATGAGAACCCACAcgggtgagaagcctttcactTGTGTGGTTTGTGGTAAAGGTTTCATCCAGAAAACTACCCTGAGTTATcatatgagaactcacacaggagagaagccttttcCATGTGACatgtgtgataaatctttcaTACAAAGCAGCGATCTGGCTCGTCACCttagaactcacacaggtgagaagccgtACTCTTGTGAATTATGCGATAAATCTTTCAGACAAAGTAGTGATCTGGCTCGTCATATTAGAACTCACACAGGGGAGAAGCCATTCTCATGTGGGACCTGTGGAAAAGGATTCACCAAGCAGAATAATTTGACTGTgcacatgagaattcacacaggtgagaagccttatTCCTGTGAATTATGTGGTGAATCGTTCACTGTCAAATTTAGTTTGACTAGacacaaatgtaaaaataataactag
- the LOC105923257 gene encoding zinc finger protein OZF produces the protein MSFTTWKVVADQFLITEERNSVLDQKISDITGLKEEWEEPEPKKMMETKEEAEPKSINEKQTELCLFQDEGQLLVKQESKASMVPPACEEIFNHGPELKIVQIKEEQEDLCSNLDGQLLVKQESDTFKVTPAYEGIFQREPELLKTEQEEPKPRQKIETKEEPKSWAIKKKHQPEISEGQLLVKHTTDPLILTPTVDQEDSSEPERIKNNLICLTCPEAENQHQQGSNEQDSRSNKETELKPEEICKKKQKQGENVDNSRLIRPKKKLPLCEVCGRCFTTRQILTVHMRTHTGEKPFACKLCDKSFINSSNLICHMRTHTGEKPFSCLTCGKGFPRQPALTAHMRTHTGEKPYPCELCEKSYRDRSNLVRHMRTHTGEKPYSCKVCGKSYSGSSQLTYHITTHTGEKPFSCLTCGKAFNKQSTLTVHMRTHTGEKPYSCEICEKSFRENNDLTCHMRTHTGEKPYTCELCEKSFRWRNVLNRHMRIHR, from the coding sequence ATGTCTTTTACTACATGGAAGGTTGTCGCTGATCAGTTTCTCATTACTGAAGAGAGGAACTCTGTTCTTGATCAAAAGATATCAGACATTACAGGATTGAAAGAGGAatgggaggaaccagaaccaaagaagATGATGGAGACAAAAGAGGAAGCAGAACCTAAATCAATTAATGAAAAACAGACTGAACTGTGTTTATTCCAGGATGAAGGGCAGCTTTTAGTGAAGCAGGAGAGCAAAGCCTCTATGGTGCCTCCTGCTTGTGAAGAAATATTTAATCATGGACCAGAACTAAAAATTGTTCAGATTAAGGAAGAACAGGAGGACCTCTGCAGTAATCTTGATGGGCAGCTTTTAGTCAAGCAGGAGAGCGACACCTTCAAGGTGACTCCTGCATACGAGGGAATATTTCAAAGAGAACCAGAACTTTTAAAGACTGAACAAGAGGAACCAAAACCAAGGCAGAAGATTGAGACCAAAGAAGAACCAAAATCGtgggcaattaaaaaaaaacaccaacctGAAATTTCTGAAGGGCAACTTTTAGTGAAGCATACGACAGATCCCTTAATTCTGACACCTACTGTGGATCAAGAAGACTCCAGTGAACCAGAAAGAATCAAGAATAATCTAATCTGTTTAACCTGCCCTGAGGCTGAAAACCAACATCAACAAGGAAGCAATGAGCAGGACTCCAGATCAAATAAAGAGACAGAACTAAAGCCAGAggagatatgcaaaaaaaaacaaaaacaaggtgaAAATGTGGACAACTCAAGATTAATAAGGCCTAAAAAGAAATTACCCTTATGTGAAGTATGTGGCAGGTGTTTCACTACTCGACAAATATTAACCGTGCATATGAGAACTCATACAGGAGAAAAGCCGTTTGCTTGCAAACTCTGTGATAAATCTTTCATTAACAGCAGTAATTTGATTTGTCACATGCGAACCCACACAGgcgagaagcctttctcatgtttGACCTGTGGGAAAGGTTTCCCCAGACAACCTGCCTTGACTGCTCATATGAGAACTCATACAGGTGAAAAACCGTATCCTTGTGAGTTGTGTGAAAAATCTTATCGAGATCGTAGTAATTTGGTGCgacacatgagaactcacacaggtgagaagccgtATTCTTGTAAAGTGTGTGGTAAATCTTACAGCGGCAGTAGTCAGTTGACATATCACATAACaacccacacaggtgagaagcctttctcatgtcTTACCTGTGGAAAAGCTTTCAACAAGCAAAGTACCTTAACTGtgcacatgagaactcacacaggggAGAAACCATACTCTTGTGAAATATGTGAGAAATCTTTTAGAGAGAATAATGATTTGACTTGTCATATGAGGACCCACACGGGTGAGAAGCCATATACCTGTGAATTGTGTGAGAAATCGTTCAGGTGGAGAAATGTTCTCAATCGGCACATGAGAATTCACAGGTAA